A single window of Pseudarthrobacter psychrotolerans DNA harbors:
- a CDS encoding sugar phosphate isomerase/epimerase and 4-hydroxyphenylpyruvate domain-containing protein — translation MRTGIATVCLSGTLKEKMQACAIAGFDGIEIFEQDLVTSPLTPEDVRKMAADLGLTLDLYQPFRDFDSVSEDLLAANLRRAEAKFKLMARLGMDTILVCSNVASASIDSDDLRVEQLGKLAALAVDHGVKVAYEALAWGKYVNDYEHAHKLVEAVDHPNLGTCLDSFHILSRNWDTTPIQAFNPEKIFFVQVADAPKLSMDVLSWSRHYRVFPGEGQFELAKFMGHVVRAGYTGPVSLEIFNDVFRQSDVERTAVDAMRSLIWLEEQSAKWLEAASDSGVGGGAGGTATGGTQAPGRRRYPMELATLPQVTEPAGYNFAEVRAADTKGLETVLGQLGFEFNGRHRTKAVQLWSMGHARVIVNETAHLEGDTSAEDASPAIAALGFDVDSPVIASARAQQLKAPAVPRKSQANEEVFQGFAAPDSTEVFLCQGTSDGTAAWTREFGEGLEKPAAGPSAVIDHVNLAQPWQHFDEAVLFYTSALALEPQPFAEVPSPTGLIRSQVMATGDRAVRLVLNLAPLNQQRKTYQEHIAFAVDDLVATARDCKARGLEFLQIPANYYEDLDARFGLAPDFLATLKDLNLLYDRDADGEFLHFYTATVGSVFFEMVERRGAYDGYGAPNAPVRHAVQYDHLQHR, via the coding sequence ATGCGCACCGGAATCGCCACGGTCTGCCTCTCCGGCACCCTGAAGGAAAAGATGCAGGCCTGCGCCATCGCCGGCTTTGACGGGATCGAAATCTTCGAACAGGACCTGGTTACGTCGCCGCTCACGCCCGAGGACGTCCGCAAGATGGCGGCCGACCTTGGCCTCACGCTGGATCTTTACCAGCCGTTCCGCGACTTCGACAGCGTGTCCGAAGACCTCCTGGCCGCCAACCTCCGGCGCGCCGAAGCCAAATTCAAGCTCATGGCGCGGCTGGGCATGGACACCATCCTGGTCTGCTCCAACGTGGCCTCGGCCAGCATCGACAGCGACGACCTCCGGGTGGAACAGCTCGGCAAACTGGCTGCACTGGCAGTGGACCACGGCGTCAAAGTTGCCTACGAGGCCTTGGCCTGGGGCAAATACGTCAACGACTACGAGCATGCCCACAAGCTGGTGGAAGCCGTGGACCACCCCAACCTGGGCACGTGCCTGGATTCCTTCCACATCCTGTCCCGCAACTGGGACACCACCCCCATCCAGGCCTTCAACCCGGAAAAGATCTTCTTTGTCCAGGTGGCAGACGCCCCCAAGCTCTCCATGGATGTCCTCTCGTGGAGCCGGCACTACCGGGTATTCCCGGGCGAGGGACAGTTCGAGCTCGCCAAGTTCATGGGCCACGTGGTCCGGGCGGGGTACACCGGCCCGGTGTCGCTGGAGATCTTCAACGACGTTTTCCGCCAGTCGGACGTGGAGCGCACCGCCGTCGACGCCATGCGCTCGCTCATCTGGCTGGAGGAGCAGAGCGCCAAGTGGCTGGAAGCTGCTTCTGACAGTGGCGTCGGCGGTGGTGCTGGTGGCACTGCTACCGGTGGCACCCAAGCCCCCGGCCGCCGTCGTTATCCGATGGAACTGGCCACGCTCCCGCAGGTGACCGAACCGGCCGGCTACAACTTCGCCGAAGTCAGGGCGGCGGACACCAAAGGGCTGGAAACGGTCCTGGGCCAGCTGGGATTTGAGTTCAACGGCAGGCACCGCACCAAGGCCGTGCAGCTCTGGAGCATGGGCCACGCCCGGGTGATCGTCAACGAGACCGCCCACCTTGAGGGGGACACATCAGCGGAGGATGCCTCACCGGCCATCGCCGCTTTGGGGTTCGACGTCGACTCCCCGGTGATTGCCTCCGCCCGGGCCCAGCAGCTCAAGGCCCCCGCGGTCCCGCGCAAGAGCCAGGCCAACGAGGAAGTGTTCCAGGGGTTCGCCGCCCCGGACTCCACCGAGGTCTTCCTGTGCCAGGGCACCTCCGACGGCACCGCGGCCTGGACCCGTGAGTTCGGGGAGGGGCTGGAAAAGCCCGCCGCCGGACCCTCCGCCGTGATCGACCACGTCAACCTGGCCCAGCCGTGGCAGCATTTCGACGAGGCCGTCCTCTTCTACACGAGCGCCCTGGCCCTGGAGCCCCAGCCGTTCGCGGAGGTGCCCAGCCCCACCGGCCTGATCCGTTCGCAGGTCATGGCCACCGGGGACCGCGCCGTGCGGCTGGTGCTGAACCTGGCGCCGCTGAATCAGCAGCGCAAGACCTACCAGGAACATATCGCCTTCGCCGTGGATGACCTGGTGGCCACTGCCAGGGACTGCAAGGCCCGCGGCCTGGAATTCCTGCAGATCCCGGCGAACTACTACGAGGACCTGGACGCACGCTTCGGCCTGGCACCGGACTTCCTGGCCACGCTGAAGGACCTGAACCTGCTGTACGACCGGGACGCGGACGGCGAATTCCTCCACTTCTACACCGCCACCGTGGGCAGTGTGTTCTTCGAAATGGTGGAACGCCGTGGCGCCTACGACGGCTACGGCGCCCCCAACGCCCCCGTGCGCCACGCAGTCCAGTACGACCACCTCCAGCACCGGTAA
- the pcaH gene encoding protocatechuate 3,4-dioxygenase subunit beta — translation MLNTDQQQQPAATTREKEAAVETQQDLSAEINAMGDAYARALKDGAPAETQPRLDYAPYRSSILRHPTKSLHHADPETIELYSPAFGHQDVHALEADLTIQHNGEPQGERIIVAGKVLDGDGRPVAGQLVEIWQANASGRYIHKRDQHPAPLDPNFTGVGRCITGPDGSYRFTTIKPGAYPWKNHVNAWRPAHIHFSMFGTEFTQRIVTQMYFPGDQLFPLDPIYQSIVDQDARDRLVATYDHNLTEPEWALGYNWDIVLTGSKRTWTENEALGAAGDEE, via the coding sequence ATTCTCAACACCGACCAGCAGCAACAACCAGCAGCAACAACCAGAGAAAAGGAGGCCGCAGTGGAGACACAGCAGGATCTCAGTGCAGAGATCAACGCCATGGGCGATGCCTACGCGCGGGCGCTCAAGGATGGCGCCCCGGCCGAGACCCAGCCACGGCTGGACTATGCGCCCTACCGCAGCAGCATCCTGCGGCACCCCACCAAGAGTCTGCATCATGCGGACCCTGAAACCATCGAGCTGTACTCGCCGGCCTTTGGGCACCAGGACGTGCACGCCCTGGAAGCGGACCTGACCATCCAGCACAATGGCGAACCCCAGGGCGAGCGGATCATCGTGGCCGGCAAGGTCCTGGACGGCGACGGCCGCCCCGTGGCCGGGCAGCTCGTGGAAATCTGGCAGGCCAACGCGTCCGGCCGCTACATCCACAAACGCGATCAGCATCCCGCACCGCTGGACCCCAACTTCACGGGCGTCGGCCGCTGCATCACCGGCCCGGACGGCTCGTACCGGTTCACCACCATCAAGCCCGGCGCCTACCCGTGGAAGAACCATGTCAACGCCTGGCGCCCGGCCCACATCCACTTCTCCATGTTCGGCACGGAGTTCACCCAGCGGATCGTCACCCAGATGTACTTCCCCGGCGACCAGCTCTTCCCGTTGGACCCCATCTACCAGTCCATCGTGGACCAGGACGCCCGCGACCGCCTCGTGGCCACCTATGACCACAACCTGACCGAGCCCGAGTGGGCCCTGGGCTACAACTGGGACATCGTCCTCACCGGCTCCAAGCGGACCTGGACCGAAAACGAGGCGCTCGGCGCAGCAGGAGACGAGGAATAA
- the pcaG gene encoding protocatechuate 3,4-dioxygenase subunit alpha: protein MSTTTKLVPTPGQTVGPFYGYALPYEKDNELLAPGSPGSLRLQGTVYDGAGETIPDAILEIWQPDADGRIVQRTGSLVRDGYTFTGWGRGAVGHSGVYTFTTVNPGPTGPGAAQFISVAVFARGLMNRLFTRVYLPENEEALAQDPLLSSLDPERRKTLIARRDPDGGLTWDIRLQGDGETVFLDFR from the coding sequence GTGAGCACAACCACCAAGCTTGTTCCCACACCCGGCCAGACCGTCGGCCCGTTCTACGGGTACGCCCTGCCCTACGAGAAGGACAACGAACTCCTGGCCCCCGGCTCGCCCGGGTCCCTCCGCCTGCAGGGCACCGTTTATGACGGCGCCGGGGAGACTATCCCGGACGCCATCCTGGAGATCTGGCAGCCCGACGCCGACGGCAGGATCGTGCAGCGGACCGGCTCCTTGGTCCGCGACGGCTACACGTTCACCGGCTGGGGCCGCGGCGCCGTGGGCCACTCCGGCGTGTACACGTTCACCACCGTGAACCCGGGCCCCACTGGACCCGGCGCCGCTCAGTTCATCTCCGTGGCCGTGTTTGCCCGCGGCCTGATGAACCGGCTTTTCACCCGCGTGTACCTCCCGGAGAATGAGGAAGCCCTCGCCCAGGACCCGCTGCTCAGCTCCCTGGACCCGGAACGCCGCAAGACCCTCATTGCCCGCCGCGATCCCGACGGCGGACTCACCTGGGACATCCGCCTGCAGGGCGACGGCGAAACAGTCTTCCTGGACTTCCGGTGA
- a CDS encoding lyase family protein, producing the protein MLSPVSASPLVTALTGDRAVLAAILAVESGWAAVLEKAGLAPAGSAAVVASAAEAGRYDAADIALRARGGGNPVIPLLGDLRKHVTALDGARIGAVKAVHTSLTSQDVLDTALMLLARNTVEAVLADLKCTTAALASLAEKHADTLGVGRSLTQHSLPYTFGLRAAQWFHGLAAAGRQLGNVQFPVQFGGAAGTLAAGTVLTSGSATSPFDLADSLARQLGLAAAPAPWHTNRLAVTSLGHALASALDAAGKIATDVLFLSRPEVAELAEPRVAGRGVSSAMPQKQNPVLSVLIRSSALQAPQLVAQLHLAAANFNDERPDAAWHTEWPALRQLLRLTLGAAGHLRELAEGLQVFPDAMRRNLDLAGPLLLAEGVGAAVAPLLAEQDGRSGKEQLQAVVDRTLEAPASEQSGTYRRLLREAVPAQTLSDGQLAELLDPANYLGQAAGISRRILAAFPDFSTPTQNGANRG; encoded by the coding sequence CTGCTGAGTCCCGTCTCTGCGTCGCCCCTGGTGACGGCGCTGACGGGTGACCGCGCCGTGCTGGCGGCGATCCTCGCCGTCGAATCCGGCTGGGCCGCCGTGCTGGAGAAGGCGGGCCTGGCGCCTGCCGGTTCCGCCGCCGTCGTGGCTTCCGCCGCGGAGGCGGGCCGCTACGACGCGGCAGACATCGCGCTCCGGGCCCGGGGCGGTGGCAACCCCGTCATCCCGCTGTTGGGAGACCTGCGGAAGCACGTCACGGCGCTGGACGGCGCCCGCATCGGCGCAGTGAAGGCGGTCCATACGTCGCTGACCAGCCAGGACGTGCTGGACACGGCCCTGATGCTGCTCGCGCGCAACACCGTTGAGGCGGTGCTGGCGGATCTGAAATGCACGACGGCGGCGCTCGCCTCCTTGGCGGAAAAGCATGCGGACACGCTGGGCGTGGGCAGGAGCCTGACCCAGCACTCGCTGCCGTATACGTTCGGGCTGCGGGCCGCGCAGTGGTTCCACGGGTTGGCCGCCGCAGGCCGGCAGCTGGGCAACGTGCAGTTCCCGGTGCAGTTCGGTGGGGCGGCCGGAACATTGGCTGCCGGAACCGTGCTCACTTCCGGCTCGGCCACCAGCCCGTTTGACCTGGCCGACTCACTGGCCCGGCAACTGGGCCTGGCCGCGGCACCGGCACCGTGGCACACGAACCGGTTGGCCGTCACGTCCCTCGGACATGCCTTGGCCTCGGCGCTGGATGCCGCCGGCAAAATCGCCACGGACGTCCTGTTCCTCAGCCGTCCCGAGGTGGCCGAACTCGCCGAACCGCGGGTCGCCGGCCGCGGCGTCTCCTCTGCCATGCCGCAGAAGCAGAACCCGGTGCTGTCGGTACTTATCCGTAGCTCCGCGCTCCAGGCGCCCCAGCTGGTGGCCCAGCTGCACCTGGCCGCCGCCAACTTCAACGACGAACGCCCCGACGCCGCCTGGCACACGGAATGGCCGGCCCTGCGCCAGCTTCTCCGCCTGACACTCGGGGCGGCCGGGCACCTCCGGGAGCTTGCCGAAGGCCTGCAGGTTTTCCCCGACGCCATGCGCCGCAACCTGGACCTTGCCGGACCGTTGCTCTTGGCCGAAGGGGTGGGCGCCGCCGTCGCGCCGCTGCTCGCCGAACAGGATGGCCGCAGCGGCAAGGAGCAGCTCCAGGCAGTGGTGGACCGGACCCTTGAGGCGCCGGCCTCGGAACAGTCGGGCACCTACCGGAGGCTGCTCCGCGAGGCCGTCCCGGCGCAGACGCTTTCCGATGGGCAGCTGGCGGAACTCCTGGATCCGGCCAATTACCTGGGCCAGGCCGCCGGGATCTCCCGCCGCATCCTGGCCGCCTTCCCCGACTTTTCAACACCAACCCAGAACGGAGCCAACCGTGGCTAA
- a CDS encoding alpha/beta fold hydrolase: MAKPTLKAVLLSPERALGERPLLVVGPSLGTSTLLWAEAATLLGTDYDVVAWDLPGHGVSPAATETFDVADLADAVVDLVDTIASGSGFHYAGVSLGGATGLQLGIKHGERLKSLSVQCTGAKIGTPEAWLERAETVRSQGTPVLIQGSAERWFAPGFMDREPQRSSRLLHALRDTDRFSYAFCCEALASFDVRGDLGSISVPTQALAGAEDTVAPPSMAQETVDGIIAGGGTASAVTLGGVAHLAPFEAPGHVADLLRNLISWTESRGAAK, from the coding sequence GTGGCTAAACCGACCCTGAAGGCAGTCCTGCTTTCACCCGAACGGGCCCTTGGCGAACGTCCCCTGCTGGTGGTGGGACCCTCCCTGGGCACGTCCACCCTCCTGTGGGCCGAGGCGGCAACACTGCTCGGCACTGACTACGACGTGGTGGCCTGGGACCTGCCCGGGCACGGCGTCTCTCCCGCCGCCACGGAGACGTTTGACGTGGCCGATCTCGCGGATGCGGTGGTGGACCTCGTGGACACCATCGCGTCCGGCTCCGGCTTCCACTACGCCGGAGTTTCCCTCGGCGGCGCCACCGGCCTGCAGCTGGGCATCAAGCACGGCGAACGCCTCAAGAGCCTGTCCGTCCAGTGCACCGGCGCCAAGATCGGCACCCCCGAAGCCTGGCTGGAACGCGCCGAAACAGTGCGCAGCCAGGGCACTCCCGTATTGATCCAGGGCTCCGCGGAGCGCTGGTTCGCGCCGGGCTTTATGGACCGTGAGCCCCAGCGGAGCAGCCGGCTCCTACACGCCCTCCGCGACACCGACCGCTTCAGCTACGCCTTCTGCTGCGAGGCCCTGGCATCCTTTGACGTCCGCGGGGACCTCGGCAGCATCAGTGTCCCCACGCAGGCGCTGGCCGGTGCGGAGGATACTGTTGCGCCGCCGTCGATGGCTCAGGAAACCGTTGACGGGATTATAGCCGGCGGCGGCACGGCCAGCGCTGTAACGCTGGGCGGCGTGGCCCACCTGGCCCCGTTCGAGGCTCCCGGGCATGTGGCCGACCTGCTCCGGAACCTCATCTCCTGGACCGAATCCCGGGGAGCAGCCAAGTGA
- the pcaC gene encoding 4-carboxymuconolactone decarboxylase, with protein MTGTDLPGAERNGVVQPDATSQEIYDGGMVVRREVLGAAHVDRANANKDEFTDDFQDMITRIAWGGIWTRPGLTRQMRSAVTITAMVAHGHWEELAMHIRAAITNGLSRDDIKEILLQTAIYCGVPSANTAFKTAQQVFKEMDSATMDAPAPPN; from the coding sequence GTGACCGGCACTGACCTTCCGGGCGCGGAACGGAACGGCGTCGTCCAGCCGGACGCCACCAGCCAGGAGATCTACGACGGCGGCATGGTGGTCCGCCGCGAGGTGCTGGGCGCCGCGCACGTGGACCGGGCCAACGCCAACAAGGACGAGTTCACCGACGATTTCCAGGACATGATCACGCGGATCGCGTGGGGTGGCATCTGGACCCGCCCGGGCCTCACCCGGCAGATGCGCTCCGCCGTGACCATCACCGCCATGGTGGCGCACGGGCACTGGGAAGAGCTGGCCATGCACATCCGCGCGGCCATCACTAACGGCCTGAGCAGGGACGACATCAAGGAAATCCTGCTGCAGACCGCGATCTATTGCGGTGTCCCGTCCGCGAACACGGCCTTCAAGACCGCCCAGCAGGTCTTCAAGGAAATGGACAGCGCAACCATGGACGCCCCGGCCCCGCCCAACTAG
- a CDS encoding thiolase family protein, translating to MNQAFVYDAVRTPFGKFGSGLAAVRPDDLAAHVIRESVKRAPGLDPERIDEVVFGNANGAGEENRNIARMGTLLAGLPVSIPGTSVNRLCGSSLDAAIIASRQINAGDAELMLVGGAESMSRAPWVLPKTEKPYPAGDMTLASTTLGWRLVNKAMPKEWTISLGEATERLREKYGVTREQQDEFAANSHNLSAAAWDEGFYDNLVTPVPGTDLVRDEGIRAGSSAEKLAGLKTVFRTENGTVTAGNASPLSDGASAAWIGSETAAGLLGLEPLARIAGRGAHGNDPQFFGYAPVEAANKALAKAGISWDQVGAVELNEAFAAQSLACINAWGIDPAIVNRHGGALAMGHPLGASGTRILGTLARSLQASGERWGVAAICIGVGQGLAVVLENVTAGTGTGKA from the coding sequence ATGAACCAGGCTTTTGTTTACGACGCCGTGCGCACCCCGTTCGGCAAGTTCGGCTCAGGCCTTGCCGCCGTCCGCCCGGATGACCTGGCCGCGCACGTGATCAGGGAATCCGTGAAGCGCGCGCCCGGACTCGACCCCGAGCGGATCGATGAGGTGGTGTTCGGCAACGCCAACGGCGCCGGTGAAGAGAACCGCAATATCGCCCGGATGGGCACCCTGCTGGCCGGCCTCCCGGTCTCGATCCCGGGCACCAGCGTGAACCGGCTCTGCGGGTCCTCCCTGGACGCGGCGATCATTGCCTCGCGCCAGATCAACGCCGGCGACGCCGAGCTCATGCTGGTGGGCGGCGCCGAGTCCATGTCCCGTGCCCCCTGGGTCCTGCCGAAGACGGAGAAGCCCTACCCGGCCGGGGACATGACCCTGGCCTCCACCACGCTGGGCTGGCGCCTGGTGAACAAGGCCATGCCCAAGGAGTGGACCATCTCCCTCGGCGAGGCCACCGAACGGCTGCGCGAAAAGTACGGCGTCACCCGCGAGCAGCAGGACGAGTTCGCCGCGAACTCCCACAACCTCTCCGCCGCCGCCTGGGACGAGGGCTTCTACGATAACCTCGTGACCCCGGTTCCGGGCACCGACCTGGTCCGCGATGAAGGCATCCGCGCCGGTTCCTCCGCGGAGAAGCTCGCCGGGCTGAAGACTGTGTTCCGCACCGAGAACGGCACCGTCACCGCCGGGAACGCGTCCCCGCTGTCCGACGGCGCCTCCGCAGCCTGGATCGGCAGCGAAACCGCCGCCGGGCTGCTGGGGCTCGAACCGCTGGCCCGCATCGCCGGCCGCGGCGCGCACGGCAACGATCCGCAGTTCTTCGGCTACGCCCCGGTGGAGGCCGCGAACAAAGCCCTCGCGAAGGCGGGCATCAGCTGGGACCAGGTAGGCGCCGTCGAACTTAACGAAGCGTTCGCCGCACAGTCCCTGGCCTGCATCAACGCCTGGGGCATCGACCCCGCCATCGTGAACCGCCACGGCGGCGCACTCGCCATGGGCCACCCCCTCGGCGCGTCCGGTACGCGAATCCTGGGCACGCTTGCCCGGAGCCTGCAGGCCTCCGGTGAGCGCTGGGGCGTGGCGGCGATCTGCATCGGCGTGGGCCAGGGCCTCGCCGTTGTCCTCGAAAACGTCACTGCCGGTACCGGCACAGGAAAGGCATAG
- a CDS encoding 3-oxoacid CoA-transferase subunit A: MLTFVDSVNEAVSGVKDGSTVMIGGFGNAGQPFELIDALMDCGAKDLTVVNNNAGQGDQGLALLIKEGRVRKMICSFPRQSDSWHFDAKFHAGEIELELVPQGNLAERIRAAGAGIGGFFTPTGYGTMLAEGKESRIIDGRGQVFETPIHADVALIKALKADGVGNLVYRKTARNFGPIMAAAAKHTVVQVSEIVPTGGLDPENVVTPGIYVNSIVKVA, encoded by the coding sequence ATGCTGACATTTGTTGACTCCGTAAACGAGGCCGTGTCCGGCGTCAAGGACGGCTCCACTGTGATGATCGGCGGGTTCGGCAACGCCGGCCAGCCGTTCGAACTGATCGACGCGCTGATGGACTGCGGCGCCAAGGACCTGACCGTGGTGAACAACAACGCCGGCCAAGGCGACCAGGGCCTCGCGTTGCTGATCAAGGAAGGCCGGGTGAGGAAGATGATCTGCTCCTTCCCGCGGCAGTCCGATTCGTGGCACTTCGACGCCAAGTTCCACGCCGGCGAGATCGAGCTGGAGCTGGTGCCTCAGGGCAACCTGGCCGAGCGGATCCGCGCCGCCGGCGCCGGCATCGGCGGGTTCTTCACTCCCACCGGCTACGGCACCATGCTGGCCGAGGGCAAGGAATCCCGCATCATCGACGGCCGCGGCCAAGTGTTCGAGACCCCCATCCACGCCGACGTCGCACTGATCAAGGCCCTGAAGGCCGACGGCGTGGGGAACCTTGTGTACCGCAAGACCGCCCGGAACTTCGGCCCCATCATGGCCGCCGCCGCCAAGCACACGGTGGTCCAGGTGTCCGAGATCGTCCCCACCGGCGGGCTCGACCCCGAAAACGTCGTGACCCCCGGAATCTACGTCAACAGCATCGTGAAGGTGGCCTGA
- a CDS encoding 3-oxoacid CoA-transferase subunit B yields the protein MSAQTNSHASIQTRDMPLGRDDLAELVARDIAPGSFVNLGIGQPTLVSNYLKPEQNITLHTENGMLGMGPAAEGDDIDGDLINAGKIPVTELPGASYFHHADSFAIMRGGHLDICVLGAFQVSATGDLANWHTGAPDAIPAVGGAMDLATGAKDVFVMMTLLTRDGASKIVDACTYPLTGVGCVTRVYTDKAVFLTGPDGVSVRETFGCTLEELQELVPVPLKAATAVAL from the coding sequence ATGAGCGCACAGACCAACAGCCACGCCAGCATTCAGACCCGCGACATGCCCCTGGGCCGCGACGACCTCGCCGAACTCGTGGCCCGCGACATCGCGCCGGGCTCGTTTGTGAACCTTGGCATCGGCCAGCCCACCCTGGTCTCCAATTACCTCAAGCCGGAGCAGAACATCACGCTCCACACGGAGAACGGCATGCTGGGCATGGGCCCCGCGGCTGAGGGCGACGACATCGACGGCGACCTCATCAACGCCGGCAAGATCCCGGTCACGGAACTGCCCGGGGCGTCCTACTTCCACCACGCGGATTCATTCGCGATCATGCGCGGCGGCCACCTGGACATCTGCGTGCTCGGCGCGTTCCAGGTCTCGGCCACGGGAGACCTCGCCAACTGGCACACCGGCGCCCCGGATGCCATCCCGGCCGTGGGCGGCGCGATGGACCTCGCTACGGGCGCCAAGGACGTGTTTGTGATGATGACGCTCCTGACCCGCGACGGCGCGTCGAAGATCGTGGACGCGTGCACGTACCCGCTCACCGGCGTGGGCTGCGTGACGCGCGTGTACACGGACAAAGCCGTCTTCCTCACCGGGCCCGACGGCGTAAGTGTCCGCGAGACATTCGGCTGCACCTTGGAGGAGCTCCAGGAACTGGTGCCCGTCCCGCTCAAGGCAGCCACCGCCGTCGCGCTCTAA
- a CDS encoding IclR family transcriptional regulator C-terminal domain-containing protein: MTNAPADSRAAPQASDQYVQSLARGLAVIRAFDTDHPVMTLTEVAARTDLTRATARRFLHTLVELDYVRTDGKTFALTAKVLQLGYAYLSGLSLPQLAQPHLEELSLKLGESTSAAVLDGTDIAYIARVTTRRIMNVGITVGTRFPAYATSMGRVLLAALPPAGLKDYLAAAEIKPLTPRALGTVPELLAVLDTVRAQGWCLLDQELELGLMSVAAPVYDGPIKVVAAVNVSLQAQSVAARPDPEAYLASAAREIVATAKLISADLTARR; this comes from the coding sequence ATGACCAACGCACCTGCAGATTCAAGGGCCGCTCCGCAGGCGAGTGACCAGTACGTGCAGTCGCTGGCGCGCGGGCTGGCCGTGATCCGGGCCTTTGATACCGACCACCCGGTCATGACCCTGACCGAGGTGGCGGCCCGGACGGACCTGACCCGAGCCACGGCCCGGCGCTTCCTGCACACCCTCGTTGAGCTGGACTACGTCCGGACCGACGGCAAGACGTTTGCGCTCACGGCCAAGGTCCTGCAGCTCGGCTACGCCTACCTCAGCGGGCTGTCCCTGCCGCAGCTGGCCCAGCCGCACCTGGAGGAACTGTCCCTCAAGCTGGGCGAATCCACGTCTGCGGCGGTACTGGACGGCACGGACATCGCCTACATCGCCCGGGTGACCACCCGCCGCATCATGAACGTGGGCATCACCGTAGGCACCCGTTTCCCGGCCTACGCCACGTCCATGGGCAGGGTGTTGCTCGCGGCCCTGCCGCCCGCCGGACTCAAGGACTACCTGGCAGCGGCAGAGATCAAACCGCTGACGCCGCGCGCGCTGGGCACGGTCCCCGAGCTGCTGGCGGTGCTGGACACCGTCCGCGCCCAGGGCTGGTGCCTGCTGGACCAGGAGCTTGAGCTCGGGCTGATGTCCGTCGCCGCGCCCGTGTACGACGGGCCAATCAAGGTGGTGGCCGCGGTGAACGTGTCCCTCCAGGCCCAGTCGGTGGCGGCCCGGCCGGACCCGGAGGCGTACCTGGCCTCGGCAGCCCGCGAAATCGTGGCGACCGCGAAGCTCATCTCGGCGGACCTCACCGCGCGGCGCTAG
- a CDS encoding IS701 family transposase — protein sequence MAEVEEWAEGLEEIGDLIGPRFVRSEPRRNAVGYVRGLLSDEERKNSWTLSERAGHGTPDGMQRLLSTTDWDPDAVRDDLFTYVKGHLGDPGGILIIDETGFLKKGAASAGVARQYSGTAGRVENCQIGVFLTYSAPAGRTLLDRELYLPKTWVDDRERCTRAGIPKTREFGTKPVLAANMVDRALDAGIPARWATGDAVYGQHTGLRRRLEARGLHYVLAVPMNQNIIAPTAWPGEQWRADKLIASLRGNVWRTRTAGAGTKGDRRYSWARTRINGPAETGEHWLLARRSLRDPTDLAYYICHGPNRVSLAELVRIAGARWAIEETFQTSKGETGLDHYQVRQYTGWYRHITLSMFAQAFLTVIRSKKGALPPPTAN from the coding sequence GTGGCGGAGGTAGAAGAGTGGGCCGAAGGTCTGGAAGAAATCGGCGATCTTATTGGGCCGCGGTTTGTCCGGTCTGAACCCCGGCGGAATGCTGTTGGGTATGTGCGCGGGCTGCTTTCGGATGAGGAACGGAAAAATTCCTGGACCCTGTCTGAACGCGCCGGGCACGGGACCCCGGATGGCATGCAGCGCCTGCTCTCGACCACTGACTGGGACCCGGATGCTGTGCGGGATGATTTGTTCACCTACGTCAAAGGCCACCTGGGCGATCCCGGCGGGATCCTGATTATCGACGAGACCGGATTCCTCAAGAAGGGCGCCGCTTCGGCTGGGGTCGCACGCCAGTATTCGGGCACCGCGGGGCGGGTGGAGAACTGCCAGATCGGGGTGTTCCTGACGTACTCCGCCCCGGCCGGGCGCACCTTGCTGGACCGGGAACTTTACCTGCCCAAAACCTGGGTCGATGACCGGGAAAGATGCACCCGGGCCGGGATCCCCAAAACCCGGGAATTCGGCACGAAACCGGTGCTGGCCGCGAACATGGTCGACCGCGCCCTGGATGCCGGGATCCCTGCCCGCTGGGCCACCGGGGACGCGGTTTACGGACAGCACACAGGGCTGCGCCGCCGTCTGGAAGCCAGAGGTCTGCACTACGTGCTGGCGGTTCCCATGAACCAAAACATCATCGCCCCCACCGCCTGGCCGGGCGAGCAATGGCGCGCGGATAAACTCATCGCTTCCCTGCGCGGCAATGTCTGGCGGACCCGCACGGCCGGGGCAGGAACCAAGGGCGATCGTCGATACTCCTGGGCACGGACCCGCATCAATGGACCCGCCGAAACCGGAGAACATTGGCTGCTGGCCCGCCGGTCCCTGAGGGACCCCACCGATCTGGCCTACTACATCTGCCACGGCCCCAACCGGGTCTCCCTTGCCGAGTTGGTGCGGATCGCCGGCGCCCGCTGGGCGATCGAGGAAACCTTCCAAACCTCCAAAGGCGAAACAGGGCTGGACCACTACCAGGTCCGCCAATACACCGGCTGGTACCGGCACATCACCCTCTCCATGTTCGCCCAGGCCTTCCTGACCGTGATCCGCTCCAAAAAAGGGGCCCTTCCGCCGCCGACGGCGAACTGA